A window of the Lolium perenne isolate Kyuss_39 chromosome 7, Kyuss_2.0, whole genome shotgun sequence genome harbors these coding sequences:
- the LOC127311197 gene encoding protochlorophyllide-dependent translocon component 52, chloroplastic: MNPLALLLVPRACPSLPLHTSAPVPNSTRAARLAPAPAPAPARGQQAARLSFSVSAMVAPPSPRGGDEVERFNWMDQWYPFAPVCDLDPGAPHGKTVLGLRVVAWHDRAVNQWRVFDDTCPHRLAPLSEGRIDHKGRLQCVYHGWCFDGSGSCQFIPQAPALGPPVHKNNKACVASYPSVVQNNILWFYPRADAEHRDVLQRKRPPFIPEIDDPSFATMFTIRDLSYGYDVLLENFMDPVHVPYAHKVLLGKPAATALGPDMGMVGKLHNKEDPGRVEFDTEGGGPIRMKIEEANVDGFLSPQDNGGYYRYAAPCTFYGSPLPWDAQGEDKKRKKPHFMHVFICIPVAPGRSRVITAFPRNFGLWLDNIIPRWFHHIGQNAILDSDTYILHIEERNFAAAGLENWHRAVYLPTSSDTMVIAFRRWFREHCKNQIGWPATTVDQLPATPTKDKLMDRYWSHVAQCRACSAALKAMKALEVALQLAAVAVVGFLAVDKGTLVTSAAHKTAAVSLSVFCFAASRCLASFIHSNFYFQDYVHAYK; the protein is encoded by the exons ATGAATCCCCTTGCCCTCCTCCTCGTCCCGCGCGCATGCCCTTCGCTCCCGCTCCACACCTCTGCCCCGGTGCCCAACAGCACCAGAGCAGCCCGCCTCGCGCCtgcgcccgcgcccgcgcccgcgcGGGGGCAGCAGGCCGCTCGGTTGTCGTTCTCGGTCTCGGCCATGGTGGCGCCGCCGTCGCCCCGTGGAGGTGACGAGGTGGAGCGGTTCAACTGGATGGACCAGTGGTACCCGTTTGCCCCCGTCTGCGACCTCGACCCCGGCGCGCCCCACGGCAAGACCGTGCTGGGTCTCCGCGTCGTCGCCTGGCACGACCGCGCCGTCAACCAGTGGCGCGTGTTCGACGACACGTGCCCGCACCGCCTGGCGCCGCTCTCCGAGGGCCGGATCGACCACAAGGGCCGCCTCCAGTGCGTCTACCACGGCTGGTGCTTCGACGGCAGCGGCTCCTGCCAGTTCATCCCCCAGGCGCCCGCCCTCGGCCCGCCT GTGCACAAGAACAACAAGGCGTGCGTGGCGTCGTACCCGAGCGTGGTGCAGAACAACATCTTGTGGTTCTACCCGAGGGCGGACGCGGAACACCGGGACGTGCTGCAGAGGAAGCGGCCGCCCTTTATTCCGGAGATCGACGACCCCTCCTTCGCTACCATGTTCACCATCAGGGACCTCTCCTACGG GTACGATGTGTTGCTGGAGAACTTCATGGACCCCGTCCACGTCCCCTACGCGCACAAGGTGCTGCTTGGAAAACCCGCAGCAACTGCACTCGGTCCTGACATGGGAATGGTTGGCAAGCTTCACAACAAGGAAGACCCCGGAAGA GTTGAGTTCGACACAGAGGGTGGCGGGCCGATAAGGATGAAGATAGAGGAGGCCAACGTGGACGGGTTCCTGTCCCCGCAGGACAACGGCGGATACTACCGCTACGCCGCGCCGTGCACCTTCTACGGCTCGCCGCTTCCCTGGGACGCCCAGGGAGAG GACAAGAAGAGAAAGAAGCCTCACTTCATGCACGTGTTCATCTGCATCCCCGTGGCGCCGGGAAGGAGCAGGGTGATCACCGCCTTCCCGAGGAACTTCGGCCTCTGGCTGGACAACATCATACCACGGTGGTTCCACCACATTGGGCAGAACGCCATCTTGGACTCGGACACCTACATCCTCCACATCGAG GAGCGAAACTTCGCTGCCGCCGGCCTTGAAAACTGGCACAGAGCTGTCTACTTGCCTACGTCGTCGGACACCATGGTGATCGCCTTCAGGAGGTGGTTCAGGGAGCACTGCAAGAACCAGatcggctggccggccaccactgTCGATCAGCTCCCGGCGACTCCAACTAAAGACAAGCTCATGGACAG GTACTGGTCACACGTCGCGCAGTGCAGGGCCTGCAGCGCAGCGCTCAAGGCCATGAAGGCGCTGGAGGTGGCCCTGCAGCTCGCGGCAGTCGCAGTCGTCGGGTTCCTCGCCGTCGACAAGGGGACACTGGTAACGTCGGCCGCGCATAAAACCGCCGCCGTGTCGTTATCTGTGTTTTGCTTTGCTGCCTCCCGCTGCCTCGCGAGCTTCATCCACAGCAATTTCTATTTTCAGGATTACGTCCATGCTTACAAATAA